In Juglans microcarpa x Juglans regia isolate MS1-56 chromosome 4S, Jm3101_v1.0, whole genome shotgun sequence, a single window of DNA contains:
- the LOC121263616 gene encoding tryptophan--tRNA ligase, chloroplastic/mitochondrial isoform X2, whose translation MGRSILSHFLTISHSSYPRFTPSLCCGSPMNYMKKTDFFRSSRRPSGLRGTGFQCFCSVSVTEPLVPQTPPSSVKKRIVSGVQPTGSIHLGNYLGAIKNWISLQNAYDTLFFIVDLHAITLPYETQQLSKATKDTAAIYLACGVDTSKASVFVQSHVRAHVELMWLLSSTTPIGWLNKMIQFKEKSRKAGDENVAVALLTYPVLMASDILLYQSDFVPVGEDQKQHLELTRELAKRVNYLYGGRKWKKLGEVVLSLRFPRPLYHQLEPELCPSLMVFPRLEFDNPERPECNNLLSIYQLMSGKTKEEVAQECQNMNWGTFKVLLTDSLIDHLHPIQVRYKEIMSESAYLDRILAEGATKAADIADATLNNVYQAMGFSRR comes from the exons atgggtCGCTCGATTCTGTCCCACTTTCTCACCATCTCACACTCCTCGTATCCACGCTTTACTCCGTCact ATGCTGTGGATCCCCAATGAATTACATGAAGAAAACCGATTTTTTTCGTAGTTCTCGGCGTCCCAGTGGCCTTCGTGGAACCGGTTTCCAGTGCTTTTGCAGTGTCTCCGTCACCGAACCCCTTGTGCCGCAGACTCCTCCAAGCTCTGTGAA GAAAAGGATCGTGTCTGGAGTTCAACCAACTGGATCTATTCACCTTGGAAATTATCTTGGCGCCATAAAGAATTGGATTTCACTTCAG AACGCGTATGATACTCTCTTCTTTATTGTGGACCTCCATGCG ATCACATTACCATATGAAACACAACAACTATCAAAGGCAACAAAGGATACTGCAGCCATTTATTTGGCATGTGGTGTGGACACTTCAAAG GCTTCTGTTTTTGTGCAATCTCATGTTCGTGCCCATGTGGAACTAATGTGGTTATTGAGTTCTACAACACCAATTGGCTGGCTCAACAAAATGATTCAATTTAAAGAGAAATCTCGCAAGGCG GGGGATGAAAATGTTGCTGTTGCTCTTTTGACTTATCCTGTGCTGATGGCTTCTGATATTCTCTTATATCAG TCTGACTTTGTACCTGTTGGTGAGGATCAGAAGCAGCATCTGGAATTGACTCGTGAGCTGGCTAAGCGTGTTAATTACTTATATGGAGGaaggaaatggaagaaattgg GCGAGGTGGTGCTATCTTTAAG GTTCCCGAGGCCCTTATACCACCAGCTGGAGCCCGAGTTATGTCCCTCACTGATGGTCTTTCCAAG ATTGGAATTTGATAATCCTGAAAGACCTGAATGCAACAATCTTCTCTCTATATATCAGCTCATGTCAGGGAAGACAAAAGAG GAAGTTGCACAGGAATGCCAGAATATGAACTGGGGTACATTTAAGGTCCTTTTAACGGATTCCTTGATTGATCATCTGCACCCTATCCAG GTTCGCTACAAGGAAATAATGTCTGAATCAGCTTATTTGGATAGAATTTTGGCAGAAGGTGCTACAAAAGCTGCAGATATTGCAGATGCTACTCTCAATAATGTCTACCAGGCAATGGGATTCTCGAGAAGATGA
- the LOC121263616 gene encoding tryptophan--tRNA ligase, chloroplastic/mitochondrial isoform X1 produces MGRSILSHFLTISHSSYPRFTPSLCCGSPMNYMKKTDFFRSSRRPSGLRGTGFQCFCSVSVTEPLVPQTPPSSVKKRIVSGVQPTGSIHLGNYLGAIKNWISLQNAYDTLFFIVDLHAITLPYETQQLSKATKDTAAIYLACGVDTSKASVFVQSHVRAHVELMWLLSSTTPIGWLNKMIQFKEKSRKAGDENVAVALLTYPVLMASDILLYQSDFVPVGEDQKQHLELTRELAKRVNYLYGGRKWKKLGGRGGAIFKVPEALIPPAGARVMSLTDGLSKMSKSAPSDQSRINLLDSKDEIANKIKRCKTDAFTGLEFDNPERPECNNLLSIYQLMSGKTKEEVAQECQNMNWGTFKVLLTDSLIDHLHPIQVRYKEIMSESAYLDRILAEGATKAADIADATLNNVYQAMGFSRR; encoded by the exons atgggtCGCTCGATTCTGTCCCACTTTCTCACCATCTCACACTCCTCGTATCCACGCTTTACTCCGTCact ATGCTGTGGATCCCCAATGAATTACATGAAGAAAACCGATTTTTTTCGTAGTTCTCGGCGTCCCAGTGGCCTTCGTGGAACCGGTTTCCAGTGCTTTTGCAGTGTCTCCGTCACCGAACCCCTTGTGCCGCAGACTCCTCCAAGCTCTGTGAA GAAAAGGATCGTGTCTGGAGTTCAACCAACTGGATCTATTCACCTTGGAAATTATCTTGGCGCCATAAAGAATTGGATTTCACTTCAG AACGCGTATGATACTCTCTTCTTTATTGTGGACCTCCATGCG ATCACATTACCATATGAAACACAACAACTATCAAAGGCAACAAAGGATACTGCAGCCATTTATTTGGCATGTGGTGTGGACACTTCAAAG GCTTCTGTTTTTGTGCAATCTCATGTTCGTGCCCATGTGGAACTAATGTGGTTATTGAGTTCTACAACACCAATTGGCTGGCTCAACAAAATGATTCAATTTAAAGAGAAATCTCGCAAGGCG GGGGATGAAAATGTTGCTGTTGCTCTTTTGACTTATCCTGTGCTGATGGCTTCTGATATTCTCTTATATCAG TCTGACTTTGTACCTGTTGGTGAGGATCAGAAGCAGCATCTGGAATTGACTCGTGAGCTGGCTAAGCGTGTTAATTACTTATATGGAGGaaggaaatggaagaaattggGTGG GCGAGGTGGTGCTATCTTTAAG GTTCCCGAGGCCCTTATACCACCAGCTGGAGCCCGAGTTATGTCCCTCACTGATGGTCTTTCCAAG ATGTCCAAGTCTGCACCATCTGATCAATCTCGAATCAATCTTCTTGATTCAAAAGAT gaaatAGCAAACAAGATAAAACGTTGCAAAACAGACGCATTTACTGG ATTGGAATTTGATAATCCTGAAAGACCTGAATGCAACAATCTTCTCTCTATATATCAGCTCATGTCAGGGAAGACAAAAGAG GAAGTTGCACAGGAATGCCAGAATATGAACTGGGGTACATTTAAGGTCCTTTTAACGGATTCCTTGATTGATCATCTGCACCCTATCCAG GTTCGCTACAAGGAAATAATGTCTGAATCAGCTTATTTGGATAGAATTTTGGCAGAAGGTGCTACAAAAGCTGCAGATATTGCAGATGCTACTCTCAATAATGTCTACCAGGCAATGGGATTCTCGAGAAGATGA
- the LOC121262230 gene encoding histidine-containing phosphotransfer protein 4-like isoform X2: MVNNHMQRQLDMKRSLLDQGYLDEQFIQLEELEDDDNPNFVEEMVTTFYNNSARLLQNIEQALVSRPIDFTKLDNYMHRFKGSSSSIGATRVKKECTIFTEYCKKANAEGCIRTFLQVKQEHACLRRKLETYFQLGRQAAGPSANAGGQVG, encoded by the exons ATGGTAAATAATCACATGCAACGCCAGCTTGACATGAAGAGGTCCCTCCTTGATCAG GGGTACCTTGATGAGCAATTTATACAGCTGGAGGAGTTGGAAGATGATGACAACCCTAATTTCGTAGAGGAGATGGTGACAACGTTCTATAATAATTCTGCTAGACTGCTACAAAACATTGAACAGGCACT GGTTAGTCGGCCTATTGATTTCACCAAGCTGGACAATTATATGCACAGATTCAAGGGTAGTAGCTCAAG CATAGGAGCTACAAGAGTGAAGAAAGAATGCACAATATTCACGGAATACTGCAAAAAAGCCAATGCAGAAGG ATGCATTAGGACATTCCTACAAGTCAAACAAGAACATGCATGTTTGAGAAGGAAGCTGGAAACTTACTTTCAG TTGGGAAGACAAGCTGCTGGACCATCTGCAAATGCAGGAGGTCAAGTCGGATGA
- the LOC121262230 gene encoding histidine-containing phosphotransfer protein 4-like isoform X1 — MLVVALPRTALFLQALNIYYFNKGYLDEQFIQLEELEDDDNPNFVEEMVTTFYNNSARLLQNIEQALVSRPIDFTKLDNYMHRFKGSSSSIGATRVKKECTIFTEYCKKANAEGCIRTFLQVKQEHACLRRKLETYFQLGRQAAGPSANAGGQVG, encoded by the exons ATGCTAGTGGTAGCCCTACCACGTACTGCTCTCTTTCTCCAAGCACTGAATATTTACTATTTCAATAAG GGGTACCTTGATGAGCAATTTATACAGCTGGAGGAGTTGGAAGATGATGACAACCCTAATTTCGTAGAGGAGATGGTGACAACGTTCTATAATAATTCTGCTAGACTGCTACAAAACATTGAACAGGCACT GGTTAGTCGGCCTATTGATTTCACCAAGCTGGACAATTATATGCACAGATTCAAGGGTAGTAGCTCAAG CATAGGAGCTACAAGAGTGAAGAAAGAATGCACAATATTCACGGAATACTGCAAAAAAGCCAATGCAGAAGG ATGCATTAGGACATTCCTACAAGTCAAACAAGAACATGCATGTTTGAGAAGGAAGCTGGAAACTTACTTTCAG TTGGGAAGACAAGCTGCTGGACCATCTGCAAATGCAGGAGGTCAAGTCGGATGA